GTAGTCACTCGCAGTAAGATTAAACGTGACTGAACACATCCCGGAGCTAGCGGTACCATTGCCCGTGCAGTACATATTAGTGGGGTTCAAAGTAACGACAGAGGATGTGTCCTGAGATATTTTGTCGCGTTTACACTTCGCTTTCGAGGCTCCGCTCTTTGACCGTTCAAAATCGCAAAAAGATGTCGATATCGTGGCTACGAATTGCCCGTCGTTGGGGCAGGTCATGTCGGTCCCATAGATTTTTATCTCAGCATTTTTCCCCTTGCTACCCCATGACTTACTTTTGCTACTCCCAACGAAGGGTAGCGTCGTGCACGCGGGAATTGAGTCGTCGGTGCCCATGAACACTGACAGGGCCTCATGATCCCCCGCAATGGCCGTCTTTAAGGCGATCTTGTTAGTGCCATCCATAATGGCGTAGTCACCACTAGTCTTGATAGATAATTTTGTTCCGTCCTGTTCATAGGTCGCTTTTAATGCCGCTAGTTTTTCCTTATCTGCATCAAGAAGTCGCTGACGATCTATAGTACGGCCGGCATCATTATTTGCATTCGCAAGATTGAAGTTCTCCCCATCGGCATATACGTCATGTCTAGCCTTCTCTATTGACGAGACATTTTCCGATAGCATTGCGACCCTGGCGTCTCCTTTCGCTTTTGACTTGATCGTGTCTGAAGCCACGGTCAGACCCGTAACGACGACGACGGAAAGGGCTGCGGAGGCAAAGACCGTTTCGATCAAACTCATGCCTCTGACGTACTTCAAATACCGCTTCATGTGTTTACTCATTCAGTTTTCTCCAGTTAAGGGAGGGCACACGGTGCTAGTCGATCACTCCAAGTGGCCGGCAACAGGTATACAGTGTTCGAGCTATCCACTTCGACGCTTACTATTTGCGAGACGGTAGCGGAGGCTACACGATAGGCAGCGCTAGCGTAAATTCTGTAAAGATATCGCGTTTCACTACCTACTGTGTTGGCCCCTAGTGGTTTAGCTCGGTAACTTGCAGTTGCTTCAAGGTCCGTATCAATTTCCACGTTATCAAGCATTACCTCGAAACAGTTTGAGGTAGCGTCAAGACCACTTCGGGTTTCCATCTCCGTTATCGAGTCTTGTAGCGCCACCTCTGCAGCATAGAGCGAAGTTGTGAGAGCTTGTGAGTAGCCCGCCGAGCGGAAGTTGTCCACCGTGGCGACGATCATGCTTCGTGTGGCAAAGAGCGATAATATCGCGAGTATGCTAACGACTGCTGTTGTAACGTAACCCGAAGAACAGCCGTTTGCAGCGTCTTTACTACCCAAGCGTCTAGTCGCTTTTGTTGCTACTCTTCTGCAAAAATAATGAGCATACGTTCGAGAGGGAGCTTTCGGCACCGTTATGGAATCGCGGCTTTGCAAGTCGCTTTTAATGGATGAATCTGGGTTTATCATGGCGTTGCCCCCGTCAAAAGAGGGTTGCGGGGTGTCACCAAAATTTCGCTGAAATAGGCCGACGTGGTGTCATCACACACTACCGCATCAGAACCAGGTGGAAGCGCGCATAGCTCTAGTTGCCATAGTTGTTCGATTAGGCAGTTGTTTGCCCTGCTTGAGTTGTAACACTCTGCTTCGGTCAACGCCGACAGTGTCGGAGAATCTGCATTTACGAAGGCGTCGTTACCGTCTTTGGTAACTTTGAGTGACTGAAACTCTAAAATGTCAGACACAGTGAGGTCGGACCAGGTTCCACTGTCACAAGCCACACTAACTCCTCGGCTGGTTTGCACAATATCACTCTGAATTCTAAAGCCGTATTGATAGTAGACCTCGTTTATATCTGAGGGATCTGAGCCTGTAGCCGTTCCGATCTCGAGAATAACGCAATTAAGTGATGTGTTTGGAAAGACAGCAGCGGCATAAGCTTCCGCTGTGGGGGCTGATGTATTGTTGTAACCGCCAGTCGTCGTCAGGTGAGTCGTAACGTTCGACAGTGAGCCCAGATAGCCAGATTCCCTGATCGCAGAACTGATCACATACTCGGTTTTTGTGAATTGCTCCGTTCTAAGCGCACTATTTTGCGCGTTTATGGTTGTCCGGTAGGTGATTGTGTAATGCGTGGCTGCGGCAAGGACAATAAAACTACTCACCGCTAACGACACCATTAGCTCCGTGAGACCCACGCCTTTTTGCACTGCCGCTATCAACATGAGGCACTCGAATCTAGAGTTCCGACATTCCAGATACCCGTGGTGCTGTGGCTAATAGTGACCTTTCCCGCTGAATTACAAAACGCAATGCTGCCTGCTGTAGAGTCTGAGAATTGCCGCAGGTTATCCTGTGACATAGACATCTCCGCCGGACTGAAAGTAGTCGACAGCTCAATCCCGTCAGCAAAATCCGCATAGCTTCTCGTTAGGTCATTTGTTCCGTCAGCCCCAAGATCTTTATCGACTGACCATTGATTTCCTGTTGTAAACGAGATCGTTGCAGTACCCGTGGCGCCAGTTGCGAGGACATCCCTCTGAGCTTGTCTGAGATCGGTGACAACAGTTTCAACAACAAGACGTAGGCGAGCTTGCGCAATAGAGCTCGTAAAGGATGGGATCGCGATGCTTGCTAGAATCGCTATGATGGCAACCACTACCATGAGCTCGAGTAGCGTAAACCCTTGCTGGTTTATTTCCTCTAAAGCATCTCTCGTCATGATTGTGTGCGCTGATAAAAGATGTATAGAGTGTGTCTGTTTGCGCCATAGAAGCAAATAAACCGTGTCAAAAATGTGACGTTTGTAATGGTTTTGGATATTAAATGAACGTTTTTAGGTGAGATGGCTCACCGCTTTTTGCTTCGTACACTGATCATTTGATTAAAGGCTTCACTGGCCCTGTCATGCGCAGGTTTTATGTAAGGGGCGGTTTTTACATGGTCATAGTGGTGCCGCATGGCCGGGTTCGCCTCAAAAATAACAAGTTTTCCGTCAGGGCCGACAGCGAAGTCGACGCCGCAAAAGTCGAGGCCAATGTCACTGAGAAAGGCGAGTAATGCGCTGTAGTGGGTGGCGCCAAGGTAGGCAGCGAGGTCATTAAGGCAGCTTGCCTCGTCTTCCTGCATCCACGTTTGTTCACTCATGATCTTCAAGCGATCACCACGGCGACCGACCTCCCAATGCTTTGCGCGCAGTAGGTGGACAGGATAGAGGTCCCCATCGATGTAAAAGCCCCTAATTTTGTGAAATACACCCTGTTCGTTAGCAACGTTAATAAATTCGGTCACGTAAAGGTCTCTCATCGAGGAGAGTCCCTCCAGCGACTCGCGCAGCGCCGTGTCAGTGTCGCACTTGCTTAATGTCGAGCCCGTGTGTGTTCCGACCGATCGAACTAGAAGTGGGAACGTCAATTCCGACTTGATCTGTTTGACCAGCTTGGCTACGTCAAAGAGGGCCGATCCGAGATAGCGATTTGTCCTCCCGGATCTGAGGTGGGGCGATGCGTTGGCAAGCTTGGCTATATTGTCGCGGGTGCTGCGACGCAGCGCAGCGGGTTCATTGATCACCCGGGTCACGCCGTGATTGGCGATGAAACCTTCAAGCCCTAAAAGCGCGTTAGGTGAGGCGTCAACGTCACTGATCGCGTTAAATAAGACGTCAAAACGCGGCAAGTTTGCACCACTGAATGCGAGGTTGGCCGCATTACCAAGCGTTATGTGGAAACGCGCTTTATCGATCCAGTACTTAGTCGATATTTGACCGCCCACCAGCCGTGTTTTTATCGCGCCGTCATCTGCGAATCGAAACTTAACTTTTGTTCCCTCAAAGGCTCGAACCTTTAACACCACAGGTTTGAGGGATTCGCGACCCGCCTTCAAAAAAGGTCGAGCGGCGGCAGCATTCTCTAGCAAGGCCGCGGCTTTAGCGTCCTCATTACCGCGAGTGGCGAGCGCACTGAGAAAGTAGGGTACGTCGAAACCCGGGTCTGGTTTTTGGGCCATTAGCTGTAGCAATGATTGAGCTTTGGTGAACTGTTTAGCCCTTAATGCTTTCCTGACGTCTGTCATCGATGATTCGGGCGTTAACGACTCAGTGCTTGAAGCTACTGAACTGGGTGTTGTTAAGGCATCAAAGCTGACTCTCTCATCGCTGCGTAAAATACGCGCCTGGGTTTTGCGCCCCTGTTCCTCAAGACGAGACGCGCCCTGGATCACTCTTTGTCGGATGTGTTCTGTCGGCAGCCCATCCGCATTCAGGGCGCGATGGCATGAGGTGAAGTCAGTTCTTAATCGATAGCGGATCATCAGACGATCGCTGTCTTCTGCCAAGGCAGTGCGACCGTGAAGCACTTTGCAATTATTGATTAACAGTGTTTCACCCTTTTGGAGTCGAAACGAGCGGTGCGCCGAGAGGTGAGTGATTGCCGCATCGAGAGCCGACAAGGCGGTTATTTGCTGCGCTGACAATGAGGCACCGAGTTCCAGACTTCGGTCCAACTGTTTCCGGTAGTAGCTGATGCGAGTTTCGTCGCTAGCAGACCCTGTCTCTAGAATCGGTTTTGGGTGCCTACCCATTGGCCAGATAGGCTGTCGTAGGAGTTCGGCTGTCTCGCTATCGAGTAAAGGTAGCAGCTCATCGATGACCACCATCTGTGTTTCACCCCCGGATTCATCGGGGCGTGACATGCCAAAGATGACAATAGAGTGTGGATTCTTTTGTTGACTGGAGTCGGTGTGGGGCTCGAGCGCGATGGTAGTCCGGCTGTAACGTGTAACGGCGTCTTCGACCGAGGAGGCTTTTGGGTTGACGGTAACCCTAGTGGCACCGAGCCGGGAGGGCAGCTCCCCGCTGATTGAACCGATGCACTCCAACGCGAAAGCAATGGCACTCGCCTCTTGCCACGACGCATGACCCTTTGTGGGGGGCATGACCATGTAATAGGGGAAGGTCGTAAGCGCCTCGAGTATTTCTCGTGATTTTGCGAGAACATCCATTTCCGTAGCCTAGCTCAGGGCACAGGTGATTAGTACAGCTTGTTTGGAAGCAACGGCAACTTTTTTTGGGGACCACAAAGAGAGACGGACCACATAGCGAGACATACCCATAGCCACAAAAAAGCCGGCGTCTTGCGAGGCCGGCTTAGCGAGCAGTTCTGCGACTTAGCGATTTCTACCCAGACGCTCGTGCGCATCAACCCATTCGTTGGTCCGCGTTGCTTTATCGACCCGGGTTGCGGCAGCGAGTGAGAGCTCGCCTGCGACCACAAGACCCGCCGCGATTTCACAGAGCTTCAATGCACGATCTTTACCAAAGCAATCCATCATCTCAAGGCACTCACGTTGCGTCGGCAAATTCGTCCCGCCGCCATAGCTCGCCATAATGATCGAGGGAAGGGTAATGGAGAAGTAATGATCGCCTTCACGCGTCATGCGCTGATACACAGTGCACTGGTTGGACTCTCCGATGTTAGCGAGGTCCTGTCCGGTTGCGGCGTACAGTGCGGCCAAACCGTTTGCAGGGTGGCTTGCGTTATTAGAGCTTGAGGTCGTTAGCGCGGACAACGTAGTGATTTGATAGCCGTATTGCATCTGCTCCGGCGTGATACGGAGGTTGTCCATCAGGACCTTACGAGGAATGGTAACCTCGGCAGTCACACGACGGCCTCGCCCCTTGAGCATATTGACGGCTGAGGTTTTCTTTTCTGTGTCCCAGTTGCCCGAGAGCATGTAGTTCTTGAGTGCGCCCGGGTAGTTCTTACGAATCCACTCACACGCAAAGAACGTCGCTCGGCTGGTCATATTTTGACCTGCAGCATCGCCAGTAGAGTAATCAAACCGGCAGGCCACGAAGTTGTGAGTATGGTAGTTCTCAAGTTCTAAGAGCTTACCCACTGACGTCGTGCTCTCTGCCTGCTCCTTTATGACCTCGAAGTTGGCTCGAAGCCATACTTGGAAGTCGCGGGCCTCACGCGCATCGTTGAAAATAAATAGGGGTGCGCGCTGCATAGACTCCGCAGAAACGGTTGTCTTTACGCCGCCTGACTCGCGAATCACTTTCATGCCGCGGTTGTAACTGGCAAGCATGGTGCCTTCCACGGTTGCCATGGGAACGAAAAACTCACCTTTGGCGTATTCGCCATCGACTAAAAGCGGACCTGCGATACCAATGGGTATCTGCGAGACGCCCCAGATATTTTCAATGTTGCCCGACATGACATGCGGATCATACGAAAACTGCTTGGTGTGATTGAGCGTTACACCGGTCTCCGCCTCGATG
The Candidatus Paraluminiphilus aquimaris genome window above contains:
- a CDS encoding PilW family protein, with amino-acid sequence MLIAAVQKGVGLTELMVSLAVSSFIVLAAATHYTITYRTTINAQNSALRTEQFTKTEYVISSAIRESGYLGSLSNVTTHLTTTGGYNNTSAPTAEAYAAAVFPNTSLNCVILEIGTATGSDPSDINEVYYQYGFRIQSDIVQTSRGVSVACDSGTWSDLTVSDILEFQSLKVTKDGNDAFVNADSPTLSALTEAECYNSSRANNCLIEQLWQLELCALPPGSDAVVCDDTTSAYFSEILVTPRNPLLTGATP
- a CDS encoding pilus assembly FimT family protein; amino-acid sequence: MTRDALEEINQQGFTLLELMVVVAIIAILASIAIPSFTSSIAQARLRLVVETVVTDLRQAQRDVLATGATGTATISFTTGNQWSVDKDLGADGTNDLTRSYADFADGIELSTTFSPAEMSMSQDNLRQFSDSTAGSIAFCNSAGKVTISHSTTGIWNVGTLDSSASC
- a CDS encoding TauD/TfdA family dioxygenase, producing the protein MDVLAKSREILEALTTFPYYMVMPPTKGHASWQEASAIAFALECIGSISGELPSRLGATRVTVNPKASSVEDAVTRYSRTTIALEPHTDSSQQKNPHSIVIFGMSRPDESGGETQMVVIDELLPLLDSETAELLRQPIWPMGRHPKPILETGSASDETRISYYRKQLDRSLELGASLSAQQITALSALDAAITHLSAHRSFRLQKGETLLINNCKVLHGRTALAEDSDRLMIRYRLRTDFTSCHRALNADGLPTEHIRQRVIQGASRLEEQGRKTQARILRSDERVSFDALTTPSSVASSTESLTPESSMTDVRKALRAKQFTKAQSLLQLMAQKPDPGFDVPYFLSALATRGNEDAKAAALLENAAAARPFLKAGRESLKPVVLKVRAFEGTKVKFRFADDGAIKTRLVGGQISTKYWIDKARFHITLGNAANLAFSGANLPRFDVLFNAISDVDASPNALLGLEGFIANHGVTRVINEPAALRRSTRDNIAKLANASPHLRSGRTNRYLGSALFDVAKLVKQIKSELTFPLLVRSVGTHTGSTLSKCDTDTALRESLEGLSSMRDLYVTEFINVANEQGVFHKIRGFYIDGDLYPVHLLRAKHWEVGRRGDRLKIMSEQTWMQEDEASCLNDLAAYLGATHYSALLAFLSDIGLDFCGVDFAVGPDGKLVIFEANPAMRHHYDHVKTAPYIKPAHDRASEAFNQMISVRSKKR
- a CDS encoding hydroxymethylglutaryl-CoA reductase, giving the protein MSDERAKIPRSREDDYSPEIIAERQAFIEAETGVTLNHTKQFSYDPHVMSGNIENIWGVSQIPIGIAGPLLVDGEYAKGEFFVPMATVEGTMLASYNRGMKVIRESGGVKTTVSAESMQRAPLFIFNDAREARDFQVWLRANFEVIKEQAESTTSVGKLLELENYHTHNFVACRFDYSTGDAAGQNMTSRATFFACEWIRKNYPGALKNYMLSGNWDTEKKTSAVNMLKGRGRRVTAEVTIPRKVLMDNLRITPEQMQYGYQITTLSALTTSSSNNASHPANGLAALYAATGQDLANIGESNQCTVYQRMTREGDHYFSITLPSIIMASYGGGTNLPTQRECLEMMDCFGKDRALKLCEIAAGLVVAGELSLAAATRVDKATRTNEWVDAHERLGRNR